From a single Mycolicibacterium moriokaense genomic region:
- a CDS encoding PadR family transcriptional regulator, producing the protein MLELAILGLLLESPMHGYELRKRLTGLLGAFRAFSYGSLYPALRRMQADGLIVEDAAPEGVPKMRRARRVYRLTDAGIQRFTELVADTGPQNFSDDGFGVHLAFFNRTPAEARMRILEGRRRQVEERREGLREAIARASSSIDRYTRQLHQLGLESSEREVKWLNELIAAERSAQQRAEQP; encoded by the coding sequence ATGTTGGAGCTCGCCATCCTGGGCCTTCTACTCGAATCGCCCATGCATGGCTACGAGCTGCGCAAACGTCTGACCGGCCTGCTGGGCGCCTTTCGAGCGTTCTCCTACGGCTCGCTGTACCCGGCACTGCGGCGCATGCAGGCCGACGGCCTGATCGTCGAGGACGCCGCACCGGAGGGGGTGCCGAAGATGCGCCGTGCGCGACGCGTCTACCGGCTCACCGACGCGGGCATCCAGCGCTTCACCGAACTGGTCGCCGACACCGGGCCGCAGAACTTCTCCGACGACGGATTCGGCGTTCACCTCGCCTTCTTCAATCGCACACCGGCCGAGGCGCGGATGCGGATCTTGGAGGGGCGCCGTCGTCAGGTGGAGGAGCGCCGCGAGGGCCTACGCGAAGCGATCGCACGGGCCAGCAGCTCGATCGATCGCTATACCCGGCAGCTTCATCAGCTCGGGTTGGAGTCCAGCGAGCGCGAAGTGAAATGGCTCAACGAATTGATAGCGGCGGAACGGTCCGCGCAACAACGGGCTGAACAGCCGTAA
- a CDS encoding LLM class F420-dependent oxidoreductase, translating to MSVPIRIGVQLQPQHSPQYSHIRDAVRRAEDIGVDVAFNWDHFFPLYGDPDGAHYECWTMLGAWAEQTTRLEIGALVTCNSYRNPELLADMARTVDHISDGRLILGIGSGWKQKDYDEYGYEFGTVGSRLDDLAEALPRINSRLAKLNPAPTRDIPILIGGGGEKKTLRLVAQYGDIWHSFTDSAAYPRKAEILDSHCAEVGRDPAEIERSAGVAGADEEALLKEADALAGLGVTLLTVGVNGPDYDLTQAQALVRWRDRHTGKY from the coding sequence GTGAGCGTCCCAATTCGCATCGGCGTACAACTGCAGCCCCAGCACTCCCCGCAATACAGCCACATCCGCGACGCGGTGCGTCGCGCTGAAGACATCGGCGTCGACGTCGCCTTCAACTGGGATCACTTCTTCCCGCTCTACGGCGACCCCGACGGCGCGCACTACGAATGCTGGACGATGCTCGGCGCCTGGGCCGAGCAGACGACCCGACTGGAGATCGGCGCGTTGGTCACGTGCAACTCGTACCGCAACCCCGAACTGCTCGCGGATATGGCCCGCACCGTCGACCACATCAGCGACGGCCGGCTGATCCTCGGCATCGGGTCCGGCTGGAAGCAGAAGGACTACGACGAATACGGCTACGAGTTCGGCACGGTCGGCAGCCGGCTCGACGACCTCGCGGAGGCGCTGCCCCGCATCAACTCGCGGCTGGCCAAGCTCAATCCCGCGCCGACACGCGACATCCCGATTCTGATCGGCGGCGGAGGCGAGAAGAAGACGCTGCGCTTGGTCGCCCAATACGGCGACATCTGGCACAGCTTCACCGACAGCGCCGCATACCCGCGCAAGGCCGAGATCCTCGACAGCCACTGCGCCGAGGTCGGGCGCGATCCCGCCGAGATCGAGCGCTCTGCCGGTGTCGCGGGGGCCGACGAGGAAGCGCTTCTCAAGGAGGCCGACGCGCTCGCCGGGCTGGGCGTCACCCTGCTCACCGTGGGCGTCAACGGGCCGGATTACGATCTCACCCAGGCCCAGGCGTTGGTCCGGTGGCGTGACCGCCATACCGGCAAGTACTGA
- a CDS encoding alpha/beta fold hydrolase — protein MTDISADDELASLSEFTFLKENALQAGATGPLPAVERIDTAAISALKFGDATPRVVFLHGGGQNAHTWDTVIVGLGEPALAIDLPGHGRSAWREDGDYGPKLNAVAIEPVVRTFAPDAELVVGMSLGGLTALRLAVTAPELVRKLVLVDVTPSAPERHTEMTKAQMGTVALVQGERTFPSFDAMLEVTVAAAPHRDRESLRRGVFHNAKRLEDGTWTWRYDSFRKGDGFEGLWDDVPNLTTPTTLVRGAKSFFVNDDDAAEFARNAPGFQTVHIVEDSGHSVQSDQPVKLIEILRGVLAG, from the coding sequence ATGACCGACATCAGCGCTGATGACGAACTGGCCTCGCTTTCCGAATTCACCTTCCTCAAGGAGAACGCGCTTCAGGCGGGTGCGACGGGTCCGCTACCGGCCGTCGAGCGGATCGACACCGCGGCGATCAGCGCGCTGAAGTTCGGCGACGCGACACCGCGGGTGGTGTTCCTGCACGGTGGCGGACAGAACGCGCACACCTGGGACACCGTGATCGTCGGCCTCGGTGAACCGGCGCTGGCGATTGACCTGCCCGGGCACGGCCGGTCGGCGTGGCGCGAGGACGGGGACTACGGGCCCAAGCTCAACGCCGTCGCGATCGAACCCGTCGTGCGCACATTCGCCCCGGACGCCGAACTGGTTGTCGGGATGTCGCTGGGTGGGCTCACGGCGCTGAGGTTGGCGGTGACGGCGCCGGAGCTGGTCCGCAAGTTGGTGCTCGTCGACGTGACCCCGTCGGCGCCCGAACGTCACACCGAGATGACCAAGGCGCAGATGGGCACGGTGGCGCTGGTGCAGGGTGAACGGACGTTCCCGAGCTTCGACGCGATGCTCGAGGTCACCGTCGCGGCCGCGCCGCATCGTGATCGAGAGTCGTTGCGGCGCGGTGTCTTTCACAACGCCAAGCGTCTCGAGGACGGCACCTGGACATGGCGGTACGACTCGTTCCGGAAGGGCGACGGCTTCGAGGGTCTGTGGGACGACGTCCCCAACCTCACCACGCCGACGACGTTGGTGCGCGGCGCGAAGTCGTTCTTCGTCAACGACGACGACGCCGCCGAATTCGCCCGCAACGCACCAGGATTCCAGACCGTGCACATCGTCGAGGACTCCGGGCACTCCGTGCAGAGCGATCAGCCGGTCAAACTCATCGAGATCCTGCGCGGGGTGCTGGCCGGGTAA
- a CDS encoding inositol-3-phosphate synthase → MSANNDVRVAIVGVGNCASSLVQGVQYYKDADENATVPGLMHVRLGPYHVRDVKFVAAFDVDAKKVGFDLSEAIFASENNTIKIADVPPTNVVVQRGPTLDGIGKYYADTIEVSDSDPVDVVKVLKDNEVDVLVSYLPVGSEEADKFYAQCAIDANVAFVNALPVFIASDPVWAKKFEDAGVPIVGDDIKSQVGATITHRVMAKLFEDRGVQLDRTMQLNVGGNMDFLNMLERERLESKKISKTQAVTSNLQREFKTKDVHIGPSDHVGWLDDRKWAYVRLEGRAFGDVPLNLEYKLEVWDSPNSAGVIIDAVRAAKIAKDRGIGGPVEAASAYLMKSPPKQLPDDIARARLEDFIEG, encoded by the coding sequence ATGAGTGCAAACAATGACGTGCGCGTCGCAATCGTCGGCGTGGGGAACTGCGCGTCCTCACTCGTGCAGGGTGTGCAGTACTACAAGGACGCCGACGAGAATGCGACAGTCCCCGGCCTGATGCATGTGCGGCTCGGCCCGTACCACGTGCGCGACGTCAAGTTCGTCGCCGCCTTCGACGTCGACGCCAAGAAGGTCGGCTTCGACCTCTCCGAGGCGATCTTCGCGTCGGAGAACAACACCATCAAAATTGCCGACGTGCCGCCGACCAACGTCGTCGTGCAGCGCGGCCCGACGCTCGACGGCATCGGCAAGTACTACGCCGACACCATCGAGGTATCGGACTCCGATCCGGTCGACGTGGTCAAGGTGCTCAAGGACAACGAGGTCGACGTGCTGGTGTCCTACCTGCCCGTCGGCTCGGAAGAGGCCGACAAGTTCTACGCGCAGTGCGCGATCGACGCGAACGTGGCATTCGTCAACGCGCTGCCCGTCTTCATCGCCTCCGACCCGGTGTGGGCGAAGAAGTTCGAGGACGCCGGCGTGCCGATCGTGGGCGACGACATCAAGAGCCAGGTCGGCGCGACGATCACGCACCGCGTGATGGCCAAGCTGTTCGAGGACCGCGGCGTGCAGCTCGACCGCACGATGCAGCTGAACGTCGGCGGCAACATGGACTTCCTCAACATGCTCGAGCGCGAGCGCCTCGAGTCGAAGAAGATCTCCAAGACGCAGGCGGTCACGTCGAATCTGCAGCGCGAATTCAAGACCAAGGACGTGCACATCGGCCCGTCCGATCACGTCGGCTGGCTCGACGACCGCAAGTGGGCCTACGTGCGGCTGGAGGGCCGGGCGTTCGGTGACGTGCCGTTGAATCTGGAGTACAAGCTCGAGGTGTGGGACTCGCCGAACTCGGCTGGCGTGATCATCGACGCGGTGCGCGCGGCGAAGATCGCCAAGGACCGCGGCATCGGCGGCCCCGTCGAGGCGGCGTCGGCCTACCTGATGAAGAGCCCCCCGAAGCAGCTGCCGGACGATATCGCGCGCGCCCGGCTCGAGGATTTCATCGAGGGCTGA